In Penaeus chinensis breed Huanghai No. 1 chromosome 2, ASM1920278v2, whole genome shotgun sequence, the following proteins share a genomic window:
- the LOC125029759 gene encoding formin-like protein 5 isoform X17, whose product MAAEIPSPGLRARPVPDVFAPGLRMSLPPNYRQVAMMGTTPAPGPTRRPADRLARTPSTPSSSSKGVGEANVPSPFTTPHHGNPAFNPQKMGTGKGVSKHSGEGRIPKPPKAPDKPLMPYMRYSRKVWDQVKAANNDLKLWEIGKIIGSMWRDLPEADKQDYVDEYESEKLEYEKALKSYHASPSYQAYLNAKTKGTLVPTGTIATEEKEILDRSSSTATVGSKLDRRIDIQPAEDEDDYDDGLSVKHVSHSRYIRNHRLINEIFSDTMVPDVRSVVTSQRLTVLRRQVQSLTMHQKKLETELQQIEEKFEAKKRKFIEAGDSFQSELKKVKATAPKLDETSFASMVERQKEVLRREAEERQRTAQGLPSRPPSTSSSQVQPQSNAASREDSNDAAGPAPQNTATPVDAAASPAPMQENDMGGEDENKMEASTAVTSTAAATAPNVPAPTTTTAAAVPAVNGPTSAAPSAAPPLAPSAAAGGSSSQMTSTPPTSAQNTAAHSDASSVPRPAPSGVSSNPAPLPGTPQAPPVSVAAPPPAPHPAPPPNTAPAPAPVPGQGPPPQQAPGPGPTPGHVAAPAPVQAAAQAPSTPGQAPPPNPGSVPAPNPAQAPPVVPPPSGPAPAPMTNMATPHHPQMPQSNAIPGNMIPHSGQMPPANMPTGPMVPPHPAQMHPTNAIHGNMVPSHPNQLPPASSLPGGLPQPHPTQMHPAGAHPPGSMAPSHPTQMPPASAMPGNMAPHPGSGHQPGPPTSAPPS is encoded by the exons CCTGGACTCAGGATGTCCCTGCCACCGAATTACCGGCAGGTGGCCATGATGGGGACCACCCCTGCTCCTGGACCCACTC GCCGCCCTGCAGACCGACTGGCGCGCACCCCtagcaccccctcctcctcctccaaaggaGTGGGTGAGGCCAACGTCCCCAGCCCCTTCACGACCCCACACCACGGCAACCCAGCCTTCAACCCGCAGAAGATGGGGACTGGGAAGGGGGTGAGTAAG CACAGCGGAGAGGGAAGGATCCCAAAACCTCCCAAGGCCCCAGACAAGCCACTCATGCCTTACATGCGGTACTCACGAAAG GTTTGGGATCAAGTGAAAGCTGCCAATAATGATCTGAAACTTTGGGAGATAGGCAAGATTATTGGGTCTATGTGGCGAGACCTTCCCGAAGCCGACAAACAGGACTATGTTGACGAATATGAGTCAGAGAAG CTTGAATATGAAAAGGCACTGAAAAGTTACCATGCCTCACCCAGCTATCAGGCGTACTTGAATGCCAAAACAAAAG GTACTCTTGTGCCAACAGGAACTATAGccacagaagagaaggagatccTGGACCGGTCTTCCAGCACCGCCACAGTTGGTTCTAAGCTTGACCGACGCATCGACATCCAGCCagctgaagatgaagatg ACTATGATGACGGCTTAAGTGTGAAGCACGTTTCGCACTCCCGTTACATCCGCAATCACCGTCTCATCAACGAGATCTTCTCTGATACAATGGTCCCTGATGTACGCTCAGTAGTCACCAGTCAGCGGCTCACAGTTTTGCGTCGGCAGGTTCAGTCACTTACTATGCATCAG AAGAAACTGGAGACAGAGCTGCAGCAGATTGAAGAGAAGTTCGAAGCAAAGAAGCGAAAGTTCATTGAGGCCGGGGATAGCTTCCAGTCAGAACTCAAGAAGGTCAAG GCCACTGCCCCAAAGCTGGACGAGACCTCTTTTGCATCTATGGTTGAACGGCAAAAGGAGGTGCTTCggcgggaggcagaggagaggcaacgcacaGCACAGGGCCTCCCTTCAcgtcccccctccacttcctcctcccaggTGCAGCCTCAAAGCAATGCAGCATCCAGAGAGGATAGCAATGACGCAGCTGGTCCTGCACCCCAGAATACAGCCACACCAGTTGATGCAGCAGCTTCCCCTGCCCCCATGCAG GAAAACGACATGGGTGGTGAAGACGAGAACAAGATGGAAG CCTCCACTGCTGTGACGTCTACTGCTGCTGCAACTGCACCAAATGTTCCGGCTcctaccactaccactgctgctgctgttcctgCTGTCAATGGCCCCACCTCTGCTGCCCCCTCTGctgcccctccccttgccccgtcTGCTGCAGCTGGGGGATCCTCCTCCCAAATGACCTCCACTCCGCCCACCTCAGCCCAGAACACAGCAGCTCACAGTGATGCGAGCAGTGTCCCTCGGCCAGCCCCTTCGGGTGTCTCGTCCAATCCTGCTCCACTCCCTGGCACTCCCCAGGCCCCCCCTGTCTCTGTTgcagctcctcctcctgctccccatcCAGCCCCTCCCCCAAACACTGCCCCAGCTCCAGCTCCTGTCCCAGGTCAGGGGCCACCACCACAGCAGGCTCCAGGTCCTGGTCCTACCCCTGGACATGTTGCAGCCCCTGCTCCTGTCCAGGCTGCTGCCCAAGCTCCCTCAACCCCAGGCCAAGCACCACCACCCAATCCAGGCTCTGTTCCAGCACCCAACCCAGCCCAGGCTCCTCCCGTTGTTCCCCCTCCCTCAGGACCTGCCCCAGCTCCTATGACCAACATGGCCACACCTCACCACCCGCAGATGCCCCAGAGCAATGCCATTCCTGGGAACATGATTCCTCACTCTGGCCAGATGCCTCCTGCAAACATGCCAACTGGACCCATGGTTCCCCCCCACCCAGCCCAGATGCACCCCACCAATGCCATCCATGGCAACATGGTCCCATCTCACCCCAACCAGTTGCCTCCTGCCAGCTCCCTCCCTGGTGGCCTGCCCCAACCTCATCCAACACAGATGCATCCTGCCGGTGCCCATCCCCCTGGCAGCATggccccctcccatcccacccaAATGCCCCCTGCCAGTGCCATGCCTGGGAACATGGCCCCACACCCTGGTTCTGGCCATCAACCTGGACCACCCACCTCTGCCCCTCCTTCTTAG
- the LOC125029759 gene encoding formin-like protein 5 isoform X2: protein MAAEIPSPGLRARPVPDVFAPGLRMSLPPNYRQVAMMGTTPAPGPTHVYMPASPMMSNILKATTTSSSSTSSGNGGSGSSKGRPADRLARTPSTPSSSSKGVGEANVPSPFTTPHHGNPAFNPQKMGTGKGVSKHSGEGRIPKPPKAPDKPLMPYMRYSRKVWDQVKAANNDLKLWEIGKIIGSMWRDLPEADKQDYVDEYESEKAEYNKALEVYHASPAYQQYLAAKAKGTLVPTGTIATEEKEILDRSSSTATVGSKLDRRIDIQPAEDEDDYDDGLSVKHVSHSRYIRNHRLINEIFSDTMVPDVRSVVTSQRLTVLRRQVQSLTMHQKKLETELQQIEEKFEAKKRKFIEAGDSFQSELKKVKATAPKLDETSFASMVERQKEVLRREAEERQRTAQGLPSRPPSTSSSQVQPQSNAASREDSNDAAGPAPQNTATPVDAAASPAPMQENDMGGEDENKMEASTAVTSTAAATAPNVPAPTTTTAAAVPAVNGPTSAAPSAAPPLAPSAAAGGSSSQMTSTPPTSAQNTAAHSDASSVPRPAPSGVSSNPAPLPGTPQAPPVSVAAPPPAPHPAPPPNTAPAPAPVPGQGPPPQQAPGPGPTPGHVAAPAPVQAAAQAPSTPGQAPPPNPGSVPAPNPAQAPPVVPPPSGPAPAPMTNMATPHHPQMPQSNAIPGNMIPHSGQMPPANMPTGPMVPPHPAQMHPTNAIHGNMVPSHPNQLPPASSLPGGLPQPHPTQMHPAGAHPPGSMAPSHPTQMPPASAMPGNMAPHPGSGHQPGPPTSAPPS, encoded by the exons CCTGGACTCAGGATGTCCCTGCCACCGAATTACCGGCAGGTGGCCATGATGGGGACCACCCCTGCTCCTGGACCCACTC ATGTTTACATGCCTGCGTCACCAATGATGAGCAACATTTTAAAAG cCACCAcgacctcatcctcctccacctcttcaggGAACGGAGGCTCAGGGAGTTCGAAAG GCCGCCCTGCAGACCGACTGGCGCGCACCCCtagcaccccctcctcctcctccaaaggaGTGGGTGAGGCCAACGTCCCCAGCCCCTTCACGACCCCACACCACGGCAACCCAGCCTTCAACCCGCAGAAGATGGGGACTGGGAAGGGGGTGAGTAAG CACAGCGGAGAGGGAAGGATCCCAAAACCTCCCAAGGCCCCAGACAAGCCACTCATGCCTTACATGCGGTACTCACGAAAG GTTTGGGATCAAGTGAAAGCTGCCAATAATGATCTGAAACTTTGGGAGATAGGCAAGATTATTGGGTCTATGTGGCGAGACCTTCCCGAAGCCGACAAACAGGACTATGTTGACGAATATGAGTCAGAGAAG GCGGAATACAATAAGGCACTTGAGGTATATCATGCCTCGCCAGCCTACCAGCAGTATCTAGCAGCCAAGGCCAAAG GTACTCTTGTGCCAACAGGAACTATAGccacagaagagaaggagatccTGGACCGGTCTTCCAGCACCGCCACAGTTGGTTCTAAGCTTGACCGACGCATCGACATCCAGCCagctgaagatgaagatg ACTATGATGACGGCTTAAGTGTGAAGCACGTTTCGCACTCCCGTTACATCCGCAATCACCGTCTCATCAACGAGATCTTCTCTGATACAATGGTCCCTGATGTACGCTCAGTAGTCACCAGTCAGCGGCTCACAGTTTTGCGTCGGCAGGTTCAGTCACTTACTATGCATCAG AAGAAACTGGAGACAGAGCTGCAGCAGATTGAAGAGAAGTTCGAAGCAAAGAAGCGAAAGTTCATTGAGGCCGGGGATAGCTTCCAGTCAGAACTCAAGAAGGTCAAG GCCACTGCCCCAAAGCTGGACGAGACCTCTTTTGCATCTATGGTTGAACGGCAAAAGGAGGTGCTTCggcgggaggcagaggagaggcaacgcacaGCACAGGGCCTCCCTTCAcgtcccccctccacttcctcctcccaggTGCAGCCTCAAAGCAATGCAGCATCCAGAGAGGATAGCAATGACGCAGCTGGTCCTGCACCCCAGAATACAGCCACACCAGTTGATGCAGCAGCTTCCCCTGCCCCCATGCAG GAAAACGACATGGGTGGTGAAGACGAGAACAAGATGGAAG CCTCCACTGCTGTGACGTCTACTGCTGCTGCAACTGCACCAAATGTTCCGGCTcctaccactaccactgctgctgctgttcctgCTGTCAATGGCCCCACCTCTGCTGCCCCCTCTGctgcccctccccttgccccgtcTGCTGCAGCTGGGGGATCCTCCTCCCAAATGACCTCCACTCCGCCCACCTCAGCCCAGAACACAGCAGCTCACAGTGATGCGAGCAGTGTCCCTCGGCCAGCCCCTTCGGGTGTCTCGTCCAATCCTGCTCCACTCCCTGGCACTCCCCAGGCCCCCCCTGTCTCTGTTgcagctcctcctcctgctccccatcCAGCCCCTCCCCCAAACACTGCCCCAGCTCCAGCTCCTGTCCCAGGTCAGGGGCCACCACCACAGCAGGCTCCAGGTCCTGGTCCTACCCCTGGACATGTTGCAGCCCCTGCTCCTGTCCAGGCTGCTGCCCAAGCTCCCTCAACCCCAGGCCAAGCACCACCACCCAATCCAGGCTCTGTTCCAGCACCCAACCCAGCCCAGGCTCCTCCCGTTGTTCCCCCTCCCTCAGGACCTGCCCCAGCTCCTATGACCAACATGGCCACACCTCACCACCCGCAGATGCCCCAGAGCAATGCCATTCCTGGGAACATGATTCCTCACTCTGGCCAGATGCCTCCTGCAAACATGCCAACTGGACCCATGGTTCCCCCCCACCCAGCCCAGATGCACCCCACCAATGCCATCCATGGCAACATGGTCCCATCTCACCCCAACCAGTTGCCTCCTGCCAGCTCCCTCCCTGGTGGCCTGCCCCAACCTCATCCAACACAGATGCATCCTGCCGGTGCCCATCCCCCTGGCAGCATggccccctcccatcccacccaAATGCCCCCTGCCAGTGCCATGCCTGGGAACATGGCCCCACACCCTGGTTCTGGCCATCAACCTGGACCACCCACCTCTGCCCCTCCTTCTTAG
- the LOC125029759 gene encoding formin-like protein 5 isoform X8 — MAAEIPSPGLRARPVPDVFAPGLRMSLPPNYRQVAMMGTTPAPGPTHVYMPASPMMSNILKATTTSSSSTSSGNGGSGSSKGRPADRLARTPSTPSSSSKGVGEANVPSPFTTPHHGNPAFNPQKMGTGKGVSKHSGEGRIPKPPKAPDKPLMPYMRYSRKVWDQVKAANNDLKLWEIGKIIGSMWRDLPEADKQDYVDEYESEKAEYNKALEVYHASPAYQQYLAAKAKGTIATEEKEILDRSSSTATVGSKLDRRIDIQPAEDEDDYDDGLSVKHVSHSRYIRNHRLINEIFSDTMVPDVRSVVTSQRLTVLRRQVQSLTMHQKKLETELQQIEEKFEAKKRKFIEAGDSFQSELKKVKATAPKLDETSFASMVERQKEVLRREAEERQRTAQGLPSRPPSTSSSQVQPQSNAASREDSNDAAGPAPQNTATPVDAAASPAPMQENDMGGEDENKMEASTAVTSTAAATAPNVPAPTTTTAAAVPAVNGPTSAAPSAAPPLAPSAAAGGSSSQMTSTPPTSAQNTAAHSDASSVPRPAPSGVSSNPAPLPGTPQAPPVSVAAPPPAPHPAPPPNTAPAPAPVPGQGPPPQQAPGPGPTPGHVAAPAPVQAAAQAPSTPGQAPPPNPGSVPAPNPAQAPPVVPPPSGPAPAPMTNMATPHHPQMPQSNAIPGNMIPHSGQMPPANMPTGPMVPPHPAQMHPTNAIHGNMVPSHPNQLPPASSLPGGLPQPHPTQMHPAGAHPPGSMAPSHPTQMPPASAMPGNMAPHPGSGHQPGPPTSAPPS; from the exons CCTGGACTCAGGATGTCCCTGCCACCGAATTACCGGCAGGTGGCCATGATGGGGACCACCCCTGCTCCTGGACCCACTC ATGTTTACATGCCTGCGTCACCAATGATGAGCAACATTTTAAAAG cCACCAcgacctcatcctcctccacctcttcaggGAACGGAGGCTCAGGGAGTTCGAAAG GCCGCCCTGCAGACCGACTGGCGCGCACCCCtagcaccccctcctcctcctccaaaggaGTGGGTGAGGCCAACGTCCCCAGCCCCTTCACGACCCCACACCACGGCAACCCAGCCTTCAACCCGCAGAAGATGGGGACTGGGAAGGGGGTGAGTAAG CACAGCGGAGAGGGAAGGATCCCAAAACCTCCCAAGGCCCCAGACAAGCCACTCATGCCTTACATGCGGTACTCACGAAAG GTTTGGGATCAAGTGAAAGCTGCCAATAATGATCTGAAACTTTGGGAGATAGGCAAGATTATTGGGTCTATGTGGCGAGACCTTCCCGAAGCCGACAAACAGGACTATGTTGACGAATATGAGTCAGAGAAG GCGGAATACAATAAGGCACTTGAGGTATATCATGCCTCGCCAGCCTACCAGCAGTATCTAGCAGCCAAGGCCAAAG GAACTATAGccacagaagagaaggagatccTGGACCGGTCTTCCAGCACCGCCACAGTTGGTTCTAAGCTTGACCGACGCATCGACATCCAGCCagctgaagatgaagatg ACTATGATGACGGCTTAAGTGTGAAGCACGTTTCGCACTCCCGTTACATCCGCAATCACCGTCTCATCAACGAGATCTTCTCTGATACAATGGTCCCTGATGTACGCTCAGTAGTCACCAGTCAGCGGCTCACAGTTTTGCGTCGGCAGGTTCAGTCACTTACTATGCATCAG AAGAAACTGGAGACAGAGCTGCAGCAGATTGAAGAGAAGTTCGAAGCAAAGAAGCGAAAGTTCATTGAGGCCGGGGATAGCTTCCAGTCAGAACTCAAGAAGGTCAAG GCCACTGCCCCAAAGCTGGACGAGACCTCTTTTGCATCTATGGTTGAACGGCAAAAGGAGGTGCTTCggcgggaggcagaggagaggcaacgcacaGCACAGGGCCTCCCTTCAcgtcccccctccacttcctcctcccaggTGCAGCCTCAAAGCAATGCAGCATCCAGAGAGGATAGCAATGACGCAGCTGGTCCTGCACCCCAGAATACAGCCACACCAGTTGATGCAGCAGCTTCCCCTGCCCCCATGCAG GAAAACGACATGGGTGGTGAAGACGAGAACAAGATGGAAG CCTCCACTGCTGTGACGTCTACTGCTGCTGCAACTGCACCAAATGTTCCGGCTcctaccactaccactgctgctgctgttcctgCTGTCAATGGCCCCACCTCTGCTGCCCCCTCTGctgcccctccccttgccccgtcTGCTGCAGCTGGGGGATCCTCCTCCCAAATGACCTCCACTCCGCCCACCTCAGCCCAGAACACAGCAGCTCACAGTGATGCGAGCAGTGTCCCTCGGCCAGCCCCTTCGGGTGTCTCGTCCAATCCTGCTCCACTCCCTGGCACTCCCCAGGCCCCCCCTGTCTCTGTTgcagctcctcctcctgctccccatcCAGCCCCTCCCCCAAACACTGCCCCAGCTCCAGCTCCTGTCCCAGGTCAGGGGCCACCACCACAGCAGGCTCCAGGTCCTGGTCCTACCCCTGGACATGTTGCAGCCCCTGCTCCTGTCCAGGCTGCTGCCCAAGCTCCCTCAACCCCAGGCCAAGCACCACCACCCAATCCAGGCTCTGTTCCAGCACCCAACCCAGCCCAGGCTCCTCCCGTTGTTCCCCCTCCCTCAGGACCTGCCCCAGCTCCTATGACCAACATGGCCACACCTCACCACCCGCAGATGCCCCAGAGCAATGCCATTCCTGGGAACATGATTCCTCACTCTGGCCAGATGCCTCCTGCAAACATGCCAACTGGACCCATGGTTCCCCCCCACCCAGCCCAGATGCACCCCACCAATGCCATCCATGGCAACATGGTCCCATCTCACCCCAACCAGTTGCCTCCTGCCAGCTCCCTCCCTGGTGGCCTGCCCCAACCTCATCCAACACAGATGCATCCTGCCGGTGCCCATCCCCCTGGCAGCATggccccctcccatcccacccaAATGCCCCCTGCCAGTGCCATGCCTGGGAACATGGCCCCACACCCTGGTTCTGGCCATCAACCTGGACCACCCACCTCTGCCCCTCCTTCTTAG
- the LOC125029759 gene encoding formin-like protein 5 isoform X10, translating to MCLLMYVDKLAQNSTHPPKPGLRMSLPPNYRQVAMMGTTPAPGPTPTTTSSSSTSSGNGGSGSSKGRPADRLARTPSTPSSSSKGVGEANVPSPFTTPHHGNPAFNPQKMGTGKGVSKHSGEGRIPKPPKAPDKPLMPYMRYSRKVWDQVKAANNDLKLWEIGKIIGSMWRDLPEADKQDYVDEYESEKLEYEKALKSYHASPSYQAYLNAKTKGTLVPTGTIATEEKEILDRSSSTATVGSKLDRRIDIQPAEDEDDYDDGLSVKHVSHSRYIRNHRLINEIFSDTMVPDVRSVVTSQRLTVLRRQVQSLTMHQKKLETELQQIEEKFEAKKRKFIEAGDSFQSELKKVKATAPKLDETSFASMVERQKEVLRREAEERQRTAQGLPSRPPSTSSSQVQPQSNAASREDSNDAAGPAPQNTATPVDAAASPAPMQENDMGGEDENKMEASTAVTSTAAATAPNVPAPTTTTAAAVPAVNGPTSAAPSAAPPLAPSAAAGGSSSQMTSTPPTSAQNTAAHSDASSVPRPAPSGVSSNPAPLPGTPQAPPVSVAAPPPAPHPAPPPNTAPAPAPVPGQGPPPQQAPGPGPTPGHVAAPAPVQAAAQAPSTPGQAPPPNPGSVPAPNPAQAPPVVPPPSGPAPAPMTNMATPHHPQMPQSNAIPGNMIPHSGQMPPANMPTGPMVPPHPAQMHPTNAIHGNMVPSHPNQLPPASSLPGGLPQPHPTQMHPAGAHPPGSMAPSHPTQMPPASAMPGNMAPHPGSGHQPGPPTSAPPS from the exons CCTGGACTCAGGATGTCCCTGCCACCGAATTACCGGCAGGTGGCCATGATGGGGACCACCCCTGCTCCTGGACCCACTC cCACCAcgacctcatcctcctccacctcttcaggGAACGGAGGCTCAGGGAGTTCGAAAG GCCGCCCTGCAGACCGACTGGCGCGCACCCCtagcaccccctcctcctcctccaaaggaGTGGGTGAGGCCAACGTCCCCAGCCCCTTCACGACCCCACACCACGGCAACCCAGCCTTCAACCCGCAGAAGATGGGGACTGGGAAGGGGGTGAGTAAG CACAGCGGAGAGGGAAGGATCCCAAAACCTCCCAAGGCCCCAGACAAGCCACTCATGCCTTACATGCGGTACTCACGAAAG GTTTGGGATCAAGTGAAAGCTGCCAATAATGATCTGAAACTTTGGGAGATAGGCAAGATTATTGGGTCTATGTGGCGAGACCTTCCCGAAGCCGACAAACAGGACTATGTTGACGAATATGAGTCAGAGAAG CTTGAATATGAAAAGGCACTGAAAAGTTACCATGCCTCACCCAGCTATCAGGCGTACTTGAATGCCAAAACAAAAG GTACTCTTGTGCCAACAGGAACTATAGccacagaagagaaggagatccTGGACCGGTCTTCCAGCACCGCCACAGTTGGTTCTAAGCTTGACCGACGCATCGACATCCAGCCagctgaagatgaagatg ACTATGATGACGGCTTAAGTGTGAAGCACGTTTCGCACTCCCGTTACATCCGCAATCACCGTCTCATCAACGAGATCTTCTCTGATACAATGGTCCCTGATGTACGCTCAGTAGTCACCAGTCAGCGGCTCACAGTTTTGCGTCGGCAGGTTCAGTCACTTACTATGCATCAG AAGAAACTGGAGACAGAGCTGCAGCAGATTGAAGAGAAGTTCGAAGCAAAGAAGCGAAAGTTCATTGAGGCCGGGGATAGCTTCCAGTCAGAACTCAAGAAGGTCAAG GCCACTGCCCCAAAGCTGGACGAGACCTCTTTTGCATCTATGGTTGAACGGCAAAAGGAGGTGCTTCggcgggaggcagaggagaggcaacgcacaGCACAGGGCCTCCCTTCAcgtcccccctccacttcctcctcccaggTGCAGCCTCAAAGCAATGCAGCATCCAGAGAGGATAGCAATGACGCAGCTGGTCCTGCACCCCAGAATACAGCCACACCAGTTGATGCAGCAGCTTCCCCTGCCCCCATGCAG GAAAACGACATGGGTGGTGAAGACGAGAACAAGATGGAAG CCTCCACTGCTGTGACGTCTACTGCTGCTGCAACTGCACCAAATGTTCCGGCTcctaccactaccactgctgctgctgttcctgCTGTCAATGGCCCCACCTCTGCTGCCCCCTCTGctgcccctccccttgccccgtcTGCTGCAGCTGGGGGATCCTCCTCCCAAATGACCTCCACTCCGCCCACCTCAGCCCAGAACACAGCAGCTCACAGTGATGCGAGCAGTGTCCCTCGGCCAGCCCCTTCGGGTGTCTCGTCCAATCCTGCTCCACTCCCTGGCACTCCCCAGGCCCCCCCTGTCTCTGTTgcagctcctcctcctgctccccatcCAGCCCCTCCCCCAAACACTGCCCCAGCTCCAGCTCCTGTCCCAGGTCAGGGGCCACCACCACAGCAGGCTCCAGGTCCTGGTCCTACCCCTGGACATGTTGCAGCCCCTGCTCCTGTCCAGGCTGCTGCCCAAGCTCCCTCAACCCCAGGCCAAGCACCACCACCCAATCCAGGCTCTGTTCCAGCACCCAACCCAGCCCAGGCTCCTCCCGTTGTTCCCCCTCCCTCAGGACCTGCCCCAGCTCCTATGACCAACATGGCCACACCTCACCACCCGCAGATGCCCCAGAGCAATGCCATTCCTGGGAACATGATTCCTCACTCTGGCCAGATGCCTCCTGCAAACATGCCAACTGGACCCATGGTTCCCCCCCACCCAGCCCAGATGCACCCCACCAATGCCATCCATGGCAACATGGTCCCATCTCACCCCAACCAGTTGCCTCCTGCCAGCTCCCTCCCTGGTGGCCTGCCCCAACCTCATCCAACACAGATGCATCCTGCCGGTGCCCATCCCCCTGGCAGCATggccccctcccatcccacccaAATGCCCCCTGCCAGTGCCATGCCTGGGAACATGGCCCCACACCCTGGTTCTGGCCATCAACCTGGACCACCCACCTCTGCCCCTCCTTCTTAG